From Oceanispirochaeta sp. M1, one genomic window encodes:
- a CDS encoding ABC transporter substrate-binding protein gives MKIKWIFLCLFITAALTVSASGQNDKTEISYFSGRVETVEWTENMIEDFQALHPEILVEHEYQNDASNVMKIKLASGEVPDLTTVVTQDFIDQGIFMDLSNEVYWDRILPSVKDLCTDLKTGNQYKIATNVTMGGLFYNKAMFAELGLKDAETWDEFVANLTAVKEAYPDVVPLFLAGKDSWTLGHLIEFWVHGIIKQDMGIPGSRQAFLDNELGDLAFDVPGGLMESFAAALLELQDKGLINSDAVTATYDNQKEAFASGKAAIINQGMWVVGDIIKLNPDMTINIGFGPFPPVMDGYKPMVLCAEDSVFAIAADSENTAAVKTFLDYLFKPEVQKEYCELRGMPSAFTDVDADWAPIKDDVSRAVKSYVNINFSTEAPSALSVDDAGRLIQELLTGMYDSPYEFAEGYAEIWNAAYNN, from the coding sequence ATGAAAATTAAGTGGATTTTTTTATGTCTTTTTATTACTGCGGCTTTAACTGTCAGTGCATCGGGTCAGAATGACAAAACTGAGATCAGTTATTTCTCGGGACGAGTGGAAACAGTGGAATGGACCGAGAATATGATAGAGGATTTTCAGGCACTGCATCCTGAAATTCTGGTTGAACATGAATATCAGAATGATGCCAGCAATGTGATGAAAATCAAACTGGCCTCAGGGGAAGTTCCTGATCTGACTACTGTTGTTACCCAGGATTTCATCGATCAGGGAATCTTTATGGATCTTTCGAATGAAGTGTACTGGGATCGGATACTCCCGTCGGTAAAAGATCTCTGTACCGATCTTAAAACCGGCAATCAGTATAAGATTGCCACCAATGTAACAATGGGCGGTCTATTCTATAACAAGGCCATGTTTGCTGAACTCGGTCTGAAAGATGCTGAAACATGGGATGAGTTTGTTGCTAATCTGACAGCTGTTAAAGAAGCCTATCCGGATGTTGTTCCCCTGTTTCTGGCAGGTAAAGATTCCTGGACTCTTGGTCATCTGATTGAATTCTGGGTTCATGGAATTATTAAACAGGATATGGGTATTCCCGGTTCCAGACAGGCCTTTCTTGATAATGAACTTGGGGATCTTGCCTTTGATGTACCCGGTGGACTTATGGAAAGTTTTGCAGCAGCTCTTCTTGAACTGCAGGATAAAGGCTTGATTAACAGTGATGCAGTTACTGCAACTTATGATAATCAGAAGGAAGCCTTTGCATCCGGCAAGGCAGCTATTATCAATCAGGGTATGTGGGTCGTAGGAGATATTATCAAACTGAATCCTGATATGACGATAAATATTGGTTTCGGTCCATTTCCTCCTGTAATGGATGGATATAAACCGATGGTTCTCTGTGCAGAAGATTCGGTTTTTGCAATTGCTGCAGACTCTGAGAATACTGCTGCAGTTAAAACATTTCTTGATTACCTTTTTAAACCTGAAGTTCAGAAAGAATACTGTGAACTACGGGGTATGCCCTCGGCCTTTACTGATGTCGACGCCGATTGGGCTCCTATCAAGGATGATGTCTCCCGTGCTGTAAAAAGCTATGTGAATATCAATTTTTCAACTGAGGCCCCCTCAGCTCTCTCGGTGGATGATGCCGGACGCCTGATTCAGGAACTACTGACAGGCATGTACGACTCTCCCTATGAGTTTGCCGAAGGTTATGCTGAAATCTGGAATGCAGCGTACAACAACTAA
- a CDS encoding carbohydrate ABC transporter permease: protein MKIDSNQWHRYMALPAFLLFSLFFLFPLFRGLTLSLTSWDGFSTPRFIGLRNFTSFLSDRRALNDVKTTVLFALGSAPLLNICGLLLALLLHTVFKGRNLVRSLVYLPAVISPMIMGSVWYLLLQPQRGLFYIWLERFGITPGNWMLGSGTALMTVILVNVWQFAGMTMIIYLAGLQSIPDELYEAAAVEGAGRLPVFRYITLPQLFPAVKINIITNIIGSLSVFEIILALTDGGPGYATESLSIYIMRMCYGSKTGYSTAVAIILFLIILGPVLFSLKGLNKVEGGYDV, encoded by the coding sequence ATGAAAATTGATTCAAATCAGTGGCACAGGTATATGGCCCTTCCTGCTTTTCTCTTATTCAGCCTGTTCTTTCTTTTTCCTCTGTTTCGAGGATTAACTCTCAGTCTGACTTCCTGGGACGGATTTTCAACACCCCGGTTTATAGGACTGAGAAACTTCACATCTTTTTTATCAGACAGAAGAGCTCTTAACGATGTAAAAACAACTGTACTATTTGCACTTGGAAGTGCTCCTCTATTGAATATCTGCGGCCTGTTGCTGGCACTCCTTTTGCATACTGTATTCAAAGGGAGAAATCTTGTCAGAAGTCTTGTGTATTTACCAGCAGTGATCAGCCCTATGATCATGGGTTCTGTGTGGTACCTGCTTCTGCAGCCCCAGCGGGGATTATTCTACATCTGGCTGGAGAGATTCGGAATTACACCCGGGAACTGGATGCTCGGATCAGGAACTGCTCTCATGACAGTCATCCTGGTTAACGTCTGGCAATTTGCCGGAATGACTATGATTATATATCTTGCCGGTCTGCAGTCCATTCCGGATGAACTATATGAGGCAGCGGCTGTGGAAGGGGCGGGGAGGCTCCCGGTCTTTCGCTACATCACTCTGCCTCAACTCTTTCCGGCAGTGAAGATCAATATTATTACCAATATCATCGGTTCTCTCTCGGTTTTCGAAATTATTCTGGCCCTGACAGACGGCGGTCCGGGTTATGCAACTGAATCATTGAGCATCTACATTATGAGAATGTGTTATGGGAGTAAAACAGGCTATTCAACAGCTGTTGCAATAATTCTTTTTTTAATCATTCTAGGACCGGTTTTGTTTTCTTTGAAGGGACTCAACAAAGTGGAGGGCGGATATGATGTATAA
- a CDS encoding carbohydrate ABC transporter permease, whose translation MMYNRMEQSLRSLIVLIISLAAFLPFYALILIALKGPEGGLSAITLIPDFHLVNFVRAWNKSNMARAFLNSSVITFSAVGLLILLSGMAGYSIARSPGKMNRFILMCFLLCMMIPGIINTVPLYTLLIKLRGINTYWAMIIVLAVNALPFSVFLFSGFIKAMPLEMEESAVIDGCSLFEAYWRITFPLLKPVTASVIILQGLGMWNNYAQAVFFLQSGKMRTIPLSISLFFQQYGADWPVMAASALIGLMPAVAAFLFFQKFFIRGITTGAVKG comes from the coding sequence ATGATGTATAACAGAATGGAACAAAGTCTTCGCAGCCTGATTGTTCTAATTATATCTCTGGCGGCTTTTCTCCCTTTTTATGCTCTTATTCTGATCGCTCTGAAAGGACCTGAGGGTGGGCTCAGCGCCATCACCCTTATTCCCGATTTTCATTTGGTCAATTTTGTCAGGGCCTGGAATAAATCGAATATGGCCCGTGCCTTTCTGAATTCCAGTGTGATCACCTTCTCTGCGGTGGGATTACTCATACTTCTATCGGGAATGGCCGGTTATTCAATTGCCAGATCTCCTGGAAAGATGAACCGTTTCATCCTTATGTGTTTCTTATTGTGTATGATGATACCCGGAATTATAAACACGGTTCCCCTGTATACCCTTTTAATTAAACTACGGGGGATTAACACCTACTGGGCAATGATTATTGTCCTGGCTGTCAATGCATTGCCTTTTTCTGTTTTTTTATTCTCCGGCTTTATCAAAGCCATGCCTCTGGAGATGGAAGAATCTGCTGTCATTGACGGATGTTCATTATTTGAAGCCTATTGGCGTATTACATTTCCTCTGCTGAAACCGGTGACAGCTTCTGTTATAATCCTTCAAGGACTCGGGATGTGGAATAATTATGCCCAGGCAGTATTCTTTCTTCAAAGTGGAAAGATGAGAACTATTCCCTTATCCATTTCCTTATTCTTTCAGCAATATGGTGCTGACTGGCCGGTTATGGCTGCTTCCGCACTTATCGGACTGATGCCTGCTGTGGCGGCTTTTCTTTTCTTTCAGAAATTTTTTATCAGAGGAATCACAACAGGAGCTGTAAAAGGATGA
- a CDS encoding glycoside hydrolase family 66 protein → MIHTLRVATLKGQYSRDEDITVRISTEQIYEPGDMKLELEVLTPDMSLLKEDSQLSSGFPLEIAITLPEDSYPGGWRGFSLVCRLYKDKELVAEGNTAFDLKDPEQRVIRYGFLSDFRTEDRQKMEASLDFLAEFHMTHVQYYDWTYRHHEYNGDTDVFFDTMGKEIDLTLVKDEIEGCSERGMFSLGYGAVYAAGEEYLHLNPSQALRDCEGIPYNLIDRFYIMDISPGSRWRECLMKQYLYAVKTVGFDGIHMDTYGFPKKAFVQNESEIHGVTLENDFPDLIEETRNTLGDQAQLIFNNVGNWPVSATGPAPQDAVYIEVWDPYDSYSHIRQIILSASEYGKPVILAAYLAPFRLEENHGGMRALYSALILQSIIVSLSASHLLLGEGGNALTQGYYNDYSPLRDDERSLLKTYYDFQVRCTDFFYNSDLVEISETHTAGENREYFFSGASVSADGRPGTVWTIVRESPGMKLISLINLCGQTDSIWNKGKEAPVNVENFTMQIPMDGVVDSIFYTSPELNSQTAEILPINKIRNERGPAVQVELKNLPLWSIVVVKQALEKNSHL, encoded by the coding sequence ATGATCCATACATTAAGAGTTGCAACATTGAAAGGTCAGTACTCCAGAGATGAAGATATCACTGTGAGAATCAGCACTGAGCAGATATATGAGCCGGGGGATATGAAGCTCGAGCTGGAAGTACTGACTCCGGATATGAGCCTATTAAAAGAGGACTCTCAACTCTCCAGTGGTTTTCCACTTGAGATTGCCATCACCCTGCCCGAGGATTCATATCCCGGCGGATGGAGAGGGTTTTCCCTGGTTTGCAGACTTTATAAAGATAAAGAACTGGTCGCAGAAGGAAATACAGCCTTTGATCTGAAAGACCCTGAGCAAAGAGTGATCCGATATGGATTTCTGAGTGACTTCAGAACTGAGGACAGGCAGAAAATGGAAGCCTCTCTCGATTTTCTGGCTGAGTTCCATATGACACATGTTCAGTACTATGACTGGACCTACAGACATCATGAATACAATGGTGATACAGATGTCTTTTTTGATACCATGGGCAAGGAAATTGACCTGACTCTTGTAAAGGATGAGATTGAAGGTTGTAGTGAAAGGGGAATGTTCAGTCTCGGCTATGGTGCCGTATATGCCGCTGGTGAGGAGTATCTGCACCTCAACCCCTCTCAGGCTCTACGGGACTGTGAGGGAATCCCATACAATCTTATCGACCGTTTTTACATCATGGATATCAGTCCCGGATCACGGTGGAGAGAGTGTCTGATGAAGCAATATCTGTATGCTGTTAAAACAGTAGGTTTTGACGGAATACATATGGATACTTATGGTTTTCCAAAAAAAGCCTTTGTACAGAATGAGTCTGAGATCCATGGCGTAACATTGGAAAATGATTTTCCGGATCTGATAGAAGAGACAAGAAATACATTGGGAGATCAGGCACAGCTTATTTTCAATAATGTGGGAAACTGGCCGGTTTCTGCTACCGGTCCTGCTCCTCAGGATGCGGTGTATATTGAGGTATGGGATCCATACGATTCATATTCTCATATCCGTCAGATAATCTTATCCGCCAGTGAGTATGGAAAACCAGTCATTCTGGCCGCCTATCTGGCTCCATTCAGACTCGAAGAGAATCATGGTGGAATGAGAGCGCTTTATTCGGCTTTAATACTGCAGAGTATAATAGTCTCTCTTTCTGCAAGTCATCTGCTTCTGGGAGAAGGAGGAAATGCACTGACTCAGGGCTACTATAACGATTATTCTCCCCTCAGGGATGATGAACGGTCTTTACTGAAGACCTACTATGATTTTCAGGTACGCTGCACAGACTTTTTCTATAATTCTGATCTGGTAGAGATTTCAGAGACTCATACCGCGGGAGAGAACAGAGAATATTTTTTCTCGGGAGCTTCTGTCTCGGCCGACGGTCGCCCGGGCACTGTCTGGACCATAGTCAGAGAAAGTCCTGGAATGAAACTTATCTCCCTGATCAATTTATGCGGCCAGACAGATTCAATATGGAATAAGGGGAAGGAAGCTCCTGTCAACGTAGAAAATTTCACAATGCAGATTCCCATGGATGGAGTTGTGGATTCCATCTTCTACACATCACCTGAGCTTAATTCTCAGACAGCTGAAATACTTCCCATAAATAAAATCCGTAATGAACGGGGACCCGCAGTACAGGTGGAACTGAAGAATCTCCCACTTTGGTCAATCGTTGTTGTGAAACAGGCTCTGGAAAAAAATTCACATCTCTGA
- a CDS encoding YbeD family protein, producing the protein MNKLDKKDIKYPRGWSFRVIGLNKADMERDIVLIMAQRKHTLEDSNKKGKYLSLNLSMTVSSEAERNSVFNALKNTESVTMVI; encoded by the coding sequence ATGAATAAGTTGGATAAAAAAGATATTAAATACCCCCGTGGATGGTCTTTTCGGGTTATAGGATTAAATAAAGCAGACATGGAAAGGGATATTGTTCTGATTATGGCTCAGAGAAAACATACTCTTGAGGACTCTAACAAGAAGGGTAAGTATCTTTCTCTGAATCTTAGCATGACTGTCAGTTCTGAAGCAGAGCGGAATTCTGTGTTCAATGCACTGAAAAACACAGAAAGTGTGACAATGGTTATTTAA
- a CDS encoding nucleotidyltransferase substrate binding protein, with translation MEDIRWQQRLENFSKSLRLLEKGINQSQLDELQRAGLVQFFEMAFELSWKMMKDYLQSQGFQDIRSPRDAIKKTFEIGLLSDGKIWLKGLEDRNLTAHTYNEKTAEEVDLLIRDVYYPRFIELERTFTKL, from the coding sequence ATGGAAGACATTAGGTGGCAGCAGCGTCTTGAGAACTTCAGTAAATCTCTCAGGCTTCTGGAAAAAGGTATTAATCAATCTCAATTGGATGAATTACAGCGTGCTGGTTTAGTTCAATTCTTTGAAATGGCCTTTGAATTATCCTGGAAAATGATGAAGGATTATCTTCAGTCTCAGGGGTTTCAGGATATCCGTTCTCCTCGGGATGCGATAAAGAAAACATTCGAAATAGGACTACTATCTGATGGGAAGATCTGGTTGAAAGGTCTTGAGGATAGAAATCTGACTGCTCATACCTATAATGAAAAAACAGCTGAAGAAGTCGATCTACTGATCCGGGATGTTTATTATCCCAGATTTATAGAATTGGAAAGAACGTTTACCAAGTTATGA
- a CDS encoding nucleotidyltransferase family protein, with product MSIDNTTGLSSSELEELCIQIGLFSSITSAYIFGSRAKGNYQPGSDVDLALQGESLSRTDIAELSYKLNQESLFPYHFDILNMNTADKKIIEHIKRVGVLILQC from the coding sequence ATGAGTATTGATAATACAACAGGATTATCCAGTTCTGAATTAGAGGAACTGTGTATTCAGATCGGTCTTTTTTCTTCTATAACTTCAGCCTACATTTTTGGAAGTCGTGCAAAAGGTAATTACCAACCTGGAAGCGATGTTGATCTTGCCCTGCAGGGGGAGTCTCTAAGCAGAACTGATATAGCAGAGCTCTCTTACAAGTTGAATCAGGAATCCTTATTCCCTTATCATTTTGATATTCTTAATATGAATACTGCAGATAAAAAAATCATTGAACATATAAAGCGAGTGGGTGTACTGATTTTACAATGCTAA
- a CDS encoding FadR/GntR family transcriptional regulator — MTFENIGQKENLPDRVVRIITESILSEEWSPGDLMPTEPELAGEFGVSRSVIRDAVRMLIARGLVVVRHGKGMYVSQSQNPAFSDAVLLALRREKASAWDTEQFHALVFPEIFALAAENSTESEKEEIVGLAEVYLGHMSFYIHREEDEESAGILSGSFNDMMMKVITASKNKVFILLGQTFLDIRSPRYVECDDDSDEDALLEHITGDIMDLARSVQSGDPDTARKTFRRVFSFNKEFETILRKTPVTQQARIKTGHLTDR, encoded by the coding sequence ATGACCTTTGAAAATATAGGGCAGAAAGAGAACCTGCCGGACCGGGTGGTCCGGATTATCACAGAATCTATCCTTTCGGAAGAGTGGTCTCCGGGGGATCTTATGCCGACGGAGCCTGAGCTGGCGGGGGAATTCGGAGTAAGCCGTTCTGTTATCAGGGATGCGGTTAGAATGCTGATTGCCCGGGGGCTGGTTGTTGTCCGTCACGGTAAAGGGATGTATGTGTCCCAGTCCCAGAACCCTGCGTTCTCTGATGCCGTACTCCTTGCCTTGAGACGGGAAAAAGCCTCAGCCTGGGATACGGAACAGTTCCATGCCCTTGTATTTCCGGAAATCTTCGCCCTGGCTGCTGAAAATTCTACAGAATCAGAGAAAGAGGAGATTGTGGGTCTGGCAGAGGTCTATCTTGGTCACATGTCGTTCTATATACACAGAGAGGAAGATGAAGAGTCTGCTGGAATATTATCCGGAAGCTTCAATGACATGATGATGAAGGTTATCACGGCCTCAAAGAATAAGGTCTTCATTCTCCTTGGGCAGACTTTCCTGGACATCAGAAGCCCCCGATATGTAGAGTGTGATGATGACAGTGATGAAGATGCATTACTGGAACACATAACAGGGGATATTATGGATCTGGCAAGGTCAGTACAGTCTGGTGACCCCGATACAGCCAGGAAGACTTTCAGGAGAGTGTTCTCATTCAATAAGGAGTTTGAAACGATTCTCAGGAAAACTCCTGTCACACAACAGGCCCGGATTAAGACCGGGCATCTGACGGATCGTTAG
- a CDS encoding MFS transporter, with protein sequence MTKKISRLMIFNRTSHFFLLGLIFPVFSLAILARGANLMQLGLLMGIYSATTLLIELPTGSLADTMGRKRVYLVSQLIRVVFLLMLLLSRSFTSLCLALTLMGISRALSSGSLEAHFIDELYKSKPGLDIQPYMTRLNIAIPMGVGVGSLIGGFLPQLARYFSPDIAEARLYDLNIAVLIAFTLLHIFLTQILVKEKKPEVQGHPLVEGIRQVPAMITSSVNFGMKSPVILLMLGGVLFWGLSISGLEQLWQPRVREILPDPTQTIILGLLSFGYFASSSLGGMFTTSLCRLFKNNYPLVLFIVRLLMGLSFLVLASRVSLVGFTTFYFLTFSFNGMANGPEETVFNDAIPSERRATLLSFSSLFLQVGGLTGSILHGYLAETSSIGLSWTVAAVLLMISSVFYILIPANARERVNDL encoded by the coding sequence ATGACTAAAAAAATAAGTAGACTCATGATCTTCAACAGAACCAGCCATTTCTTCCTGCTGGGGCTGATTTTTCCGGTGTTTTCTCTGGCAATTCTTGCCCGGGGAGCAAATCTGATGCAGCTGGGGCTGCTGATGGGTATTTATTCGGCAACAACTCTGTTGATAGAACTGCCCACAGGCAGTCTGGCCGATACGATGGGACGGAAAAGGGTCTATCTTGTATCTCAACTTATCAGGGTGGTCTTCCTCTTGATGCTGCTGTTATCCAGAAGCTTCACAAGTCTGTGTTTAGCCCTGACTCTTATGGGAATATCCCGGGCTCTCTCCTCGGGCTCCCTTGAGGCACACTTCATCGATGAACTCTATAAATCAAAGCCCGGGCTGGATATTCAGCCCTATATGACAAGACTCAATATTGCCATTCCCATGGGCGTGGGTGTCGGTTCTCTGATAGGGGGATTTCTCCCGCAGCTTGCCCGATACTTCAGTCCGGATATTGCTGAGGCGAGACTGTACGATTTAAATATTGCGGTTCTTATTGCTTTCACCCTCCTCCATATTTTCCTCACTCAGATTCTTGTGAAGGAGAAGAAACCCGAAGTCCAGGGTCATCCCCTTGTTGAGGGAATCCGGCAGGTTCCGGCTATGATCACATCCTCTGTGAACTTCGGTATGAAAAGCCCGGTGATCCTGCTGATGCTGGGGGGCGTGCTCTTCTGGGGACTCTCTATTTCAGGACTGGAACAGCTGTGGCAGCCCAGGGTCCGGGAGATCCTCCCCGATCCGACGCAGACTATCATCCTGGGCCTCCTCAGTTTCGGTTACTTTGCCAGTTCTTCCCTGGGCGGTATGTTTACCACCTCCCTCTGCCGGCTTTTCAAGAATAATTATCCCCTTGTGCTTTTTATTGTCCGTCTGTTAATGGGATTAAGCTTTCTGGTTCTGGCCTCCCGGGTCTCCCTTGTCGGATTCACTACCTTCTACTTTCTCACTTTCAGCTTTAACGGCATGGCCAATGGACCCGAAGAAACTGTATTCAATGATGCGATCCCATCCGAGAGGCGGGCCACCCTCCTCTCCTTCAGCTCTCTTTTCCTACAGGTCGGTGGACTCACAGGATCTATTCTTCACGGATATCTTGCAGAGACTTCCTCCATCGGGCTTTCCTGGACTGTGGCGGCTGTTCTTTTAATGATCTCATCAGTTTTCTACATACTCATCCCGGCTAATGCCAGGGAGAGAGTCAATGACCTTTGA
- a CDS encoding diguanylate cyclase, producing the protein MFTPGKKLNIQLFFFCLLLAVIIMILGESFIRRDVEHEDSLMRDSMLTTGAFLSQEIQRNISAGVYSTETLYNFLFFQDFNTDDFEKWAKVIVSEMYAATTVQLAPDGIISHIYPLKGNENALGLNLLEDSRGNEGALRAIESNELTFIGPVKLIQSGKLAVIVRKPVFMSEESGSIFWGFIIALMYLEEIIPERAISLHEQNLFFRILGDNPDNDEIPVIYESRGFYEEDCTTLKIEVPNGTWLLQMNHKPRKNPFYHLIRILLLIFSVILATYVYLQQDKIRKKAVEINNLNDRLLEISLKDELCGCWNRRGGLQIIEQQISQANRYGETHSIVMIDIDFFKEVNDKHGHQGGDKLLQHLTNLLTDLLREPDAVVRLGGDEFLLILPKIGLDDCIEVVKRIQHKVNTTALLLEKESLNLSLSMGIASYKKGENVEDLLHRADGKMYEVKENGRNGFKY; encoded by the coding sequence ATGTTTACACCCGGTAAAAAACTTAATATTCAACTCTTTTTTTTCTGCCTGCTCCTGGCTGTGATAATTATGATTCTGGGTGAGTCTTTCATCCGTCGTGATGTAGAGCATGAAGATTCTCTTATGAGGGATTCCATGCTGACGACCGGTGCTTTTCTGTCTCAGGAGATTCAAAGAAATATTTCAGCTGGTGTCTACAGTACCGAAACTCTCTACAACTTTCTCTTTTTTCAGGATTTTAATACCGATGATTTTGAAAAATGGGCCAAAGTTATAGTTTCTGAGATGTATGCTGCCACTACTGTACAGCTGGCCCCGGACGGGATAATCAGCCATATCTATCCCCTTAAGGGTAATGAGAATGCTTTGGGTCTTAACCTCTTAGAGGATAGTAGAGGTAATGAAGGTGCCCTGAGAGCTATTGAAAGTAACGAACTGACATTTATAGGACCTGTTAAGCTGATCCAGAGTGGTAAACTGGCTGTCATTGTCCGTAAGCCCGTATTTATGAGTGAAGAGAGCGGCTCCATATTCTGGGGATTCATCATAGCCCTTATGTATCTGGAAGAGATTATACCGGAGAGGGCTATCAGTCTGCATGAACAGAATCTCTTCTTCCGCATTTTAGGGGATAATCCTGACAATGATGAGATTCCGGTAATTTATGAATCCCGGGGTTTCTATGAGGAGGACTGCACCACACTGAAAATTGAGGTTCCCAACGGAACCTGGCTGCTGCAGATGAATCATAAGCCCAGAAAAAATCCCTTCTACCATCTTATTCGAATTTTACTGCTTATATTTTCTGTCATCCTGGCAACTTATGTTTACTTGCAGCAGGACAAAATTCGAAAGAAGGCTGTTGAGATCAATAACTTAAATGACAGGTTGCTGGAAATTTCCTTAAAAGATGAACTTTGCGGCTGCTGGAACCGCAGGGGTGGTTTACAGATAATTGAGCAGCAGATATCCCAGGCCAATCGCTACGGCGAGACCCACTCCATAGTTATGATTGATATAGACTTCTTCAAGGAAGTTAATGATAAGCACGGGCATCAGGGGGGTGACAAACTCCTGCAGCATCTGACAAATCTGCTTACGGATCTGCTCAGAGAACCGGATGCCGTTGTCCGCCTGGGTGGAGATGAGTTTCTTCTGATACTGCCGAAGATCGGGCTGGATGATTGTATAGAGGTGGTCAAAAGGATTCAGCATAAGGTGAACACCACAGCTCTTCTGCTGGAAAAAGAATCCCTTAATTTGAGTCTCTCCATGGGGATTGCCAGCTACAAAAAGGGTGAGAATGTGGAAGACCTGCTCCACCGGGCTGATGGAAAGATGTATGAGGTCAAAGAGAACGGACGCAACGGGTTTAAGTATTAG
- a CDS encoding Rpn family recombination-promoting nuclease/putative transposase translates to MFSVLEFQSSPDKRIPVRLFSYLFLFYEQLIKHSQKGKLPAVFPMVLYNGEKPWKR, encoded by the coding sequence ATATTTTCTGTTCTGGAATTTCAATCCTCACCTGATAAACGTATACCGGTACGACTTTTCTCATATCTCTTTCTATTCTACGAACAACTGATCAAACATAGTCAGAAAGGCAAACTCCCGGCAGTGTTTCCGATGGTTCTTTATAATGGTGAAAAGCCTTGGAAGAGGTAA
- a CDS encoding DUF5684 domain-containing protein: protein MYDSVNPVLTVFWFIVTIILVVANWKIFTKAGKPGWAILVPIYNIIVMVQIIQRPMWWVIMLFIPLVNVVFAIMIIYNLCLKFGQPGWHVVPALLLSFIYYPYLAFSNASYQG from the coding sequence ATGTATGATTCAGTTAATCCCGTTCTGACAGTTTTCTGGTTCATTGTTACCATCATTCTTGTGGTAGCCAACTGGAAAATCTTTACCAAAGCCGGTAAACCGGGGTGGGCCATTCTTGTGCCTATTTACAATATCATTGTTATGGTTCAGATCATACAGAGACCGATGTGGTGGGTGATCATGCTCTTTATTCCCCTGGTAAATGTTGTTTTTGCCATTATGATCATCTACAACCTCTGCCTGAAATTCGGACAGCCCGGCTGGCATGTGGTTCCGGCCCTTCTCCTCAGCTTTATCTACTATCCCTATCTTGCTTTTTCTAATGCAAGCTATCAGGGTTAG